The sequence TGGATAATAGAATGTCCATCTGAATtaaatagtgtaatcatgacatgctagcatatgtacaagtttatgctctacaagtgtttgataaaatgtctctattaatgaattatgaacaagtggacattgctatgcttttcaagattatgttatgcttgactttcatgctattgagtcctgggagtattcaatacctgaaaatctagttgttacctagagctacaatagttatagaatagtcccagttaTGACACGAAATAGTAGTACTAagccagttaacagaactcagtgaactcagtcagttatagaactcagtattagtctacttcagctcagtataattagttcagtatctattcagttaggagtaggattcaacatcgagtgaatccaagggtgggggctcacctgccagtagagggtgtgatccttagaagcagtccttatgttctagaactacgtatccagcgtaggttgagacatcaaccttccagttgagtgTTGATGAGGTATATCAACCTGCCAGCTGAGGGTTCCATTATTCTCATTATagttcctgctagatgagggtaactcaacaacttatctttacccatggcacggtactgacacttttccaactggggttacaagttggaccccaatcaattcaGAAAGagccatgtcggttagatgattacctcccacagtctcagttctagtctcaatatagaactcagttcagttctatagaatcaggacagttagatatagtcaatcagtgtCAGTAacttagttattagtaattttagatatcagttactcactTATCAAAACTTAGAACTCAGcttcaataaaagttcagttacagtatacacgtatatgtaaagtattgcatactcagtatttatagcagtttcagttatccatgtatcatttagtcaattattgttcatgcatataaatccttgaattcagccttacctcatctagcataccagtacattccatgtactgacgcatactttctctttgctctatgatgtcttatatcataggtttggatactcaGATTCCCGACTACGCATAtacagattcagccagcagtatcagatttagtagtgagtccttaccTATTGAGGATATGTCTTTATTTCAGTAGCTTtaatattttagtagtcggagttagctaggggattgtcccatcaactccacttttagacagttcagttagaggcttttaataCTAGATTATCAGATATTATTCAGttttgcaaattattattatattgatattctttatcagtattcaaattttgaaccttatggcatttcagcctattttccacattattacagCATTATGATTCAGTACTCATAGCATATAtccgtcatgggttagcttgtggtcccttggggttataagcactgtgtagcatccgaggtatagattcggggtgttacatgttGAGATAACATCCAAAAATAGTCTTCTCAAACAAGTGTAAAACTTCTTGGCCgacaacttctttaatttcatccTTAAATCTTAAATTGCATGAACTTACAAATCTAAGAGGATGAGTTGGAATTTCATAATAACGTAACTCAATtcctaaaaacaaaaacaaattacaataaagataaaattagttGAGATGCAACAAATCTACATTTAGACACTACAATATAGACAAAAATTCTAAGAACATCATAATTTAGATACAATTTAATACAAGATATATGTATGTAGTTATAAACTTTTATCTTTTGTAATACAACTTTCAATAACAATTATACAACACTAGATACATTTCAAGACATTAACAGTAAGTcatagatacaagttaacacaACATGTATCTATGAAGTTATAACTTGTATCTCTTATAATAAGACTTTtagtaaaatttaaaaacaataGATACATATCAAAGCATTAACAATAACTCACAGATACAAGTCAACATAACATGTGTCTATGTACTTATAAACctgtatcttttgttatattaatttcattataaaaaaatacaagataCATATAAAATTGGCAATAAAGAATCAGATAAACAATGAATTTCTAAACGTATCATCCAAGTcaaaatatgtatctcggcctaGTATTCAACAGATATAAAAATGCAATTACCTTAGAAAGCTCATCTCTGCAAATTGCTTTGACAATTCTTCTTCTCTTGGCGGGAGCTTTACTTGCAGAACTGTTGGATCCTCTTTTCTTAGAACCagtttcttttttcttgtccttCTTAGCATGTTTTTGCCGTAATTTCTTCACAGTTTGGGGATCGTTTCTATGTTTTaacctattttcatcaaaaccaaCAAAGTCATAGCCAATATTTCTAAGAACGAAGTTTACAAGTTGTTGAGATTCTTTGATACTTTCTAGCTGAGAAAACCCAAGACTAAACGAAGGTCCAGAATCTCTATTCATAAtggtaattcaaaaaataaaatctaaaaaggtATAATCAAAGAAATCACTCAACCAAAACACTCAAAATTTTAGACTACTTTACTTgcgcaaaatattttttttgaaaaaaaaaaagtaaaaagggaaTAGAAGAAATTGAAGCTAATTTTATGGGGGAAAATTACCttacttgaaatttttgaattagatGGAGAAATTAGATTAGAAACCACCCATGATTCAACGGTGTACAGAGAGGATAAATGGATTATTTTTTGGCACACAATCCACTTCTTAGTAGGAGGTTaaaacttgtatctcaactttaccaAAAAGTGGTAAATATTgggatttaagtaatattttagaagtggggGGATTTTTAGTAGTTTAAAAACTTAAGTTGTTTATTCAAGTAATTTTCCATAAAAGTTacatatataacgacatgtttaccagtatttacaaaaaatctcatcttttttataaatctcataaaatcCTAACTTTTGACCATTGAAGAAATAAGTTAATTAACTTAGATACATATTATGGATACATGTTTTAATCAAACTAACTAGCATGTTTTAAGGGATGTAACGAATAACCTAGCATTAAAAAAGAATTGTTTGGGTTGACGTAATTAACATAATCTCATCTGGTGTTTGGGTTGACGTAATCAACTCTGTGGGATATAAGAGCGATGGAATTATGATAAGTGAACATGTAACTTATGAAAAACTGATTGCAACAATTGTCGAAGAATTGGAAATAGATAAAACCAGGAAAAAAATTGAGACTCGTTACATTCTTGAAGGAAATGTTTGTCCATTGTTAATTCGTAACGAAATGTGTGTGAAGCTGTATATCAAAATTAAGAAAACTGAGCGTGGTTCTGGAATCTATCCACTCATCTTCACTACATTATATAAGTATACAAGTTAATTACTGTTGGATGGGAATGTGGGAGCAATAATGTGTTTGGAAAGTCCATCagaaaaagttgtgaaattaatTAGTTACAAACCTGATCATCTGCTCCTTTGCCTTTGTTGGATAGGAAGGGGAACAAGATCATGATTGACTGTAAACATAGTGATGTTAAGGTTGGACAAATCTATAAGGATAAGGGTACTCTAATTTCGGTTATGGCAAGATTTGCAATTGAGCATTTCTTCAATTTCTATGCTAAAAGATCAGACAAGAAAAGGTATGTTATGGTTCTTTATGTATCAGTTGTCGTTAATAATCTGcacctttatttaattttgtatctAAGATTTGTTGATTATTGTTTCACATAAATTTTTGACAGTAGACTAATAAAGCTAAGATATATTTTTGTATGCTAAAGATACATTTTGATCATCTTGCATCtcagtttatatatttatgtttaattaTGCATCTCGTTGTGTTTTAGTTTTATCTATATCAACATACGAAGCAAACATAATAGTTTTATATTAGATATATGTTGTACAATTTTTTGTGGTTTATGTATCTATTAATCTATTTTTTGGCagtaagtgaaggaaaaatatttGAAGTGTTTTTTTCATTGATTCAACTATGTCCTACGATTCCATTCGGAGGATTGTGTTTGGATATTTAAAGCATCATGTCAGCAGGGGACTGAACTTTTTAAAGTTAGAGCTTTCTAAAATGTCCACACATGTCCGTTAAAAGATCAAGTTTTTACTCAACTTTAAGCTATAGTTGGGTTTGTTAGTATTTTTACTGCTCTAAAACTTGTAAATTACAATAGAATACACACTTTGAATAATAATCGAAGATATTAAAAATGCTTTTGGTGTAGACATTAACTATCAGAAGACTTGGAGGGCTAAAGAACGTGTGATTGAGATGATAAGGGAGAAACATGTGGATGGTTATCGACAAATGGTTAGATATGCATACATGTTAAATTCTGTATATCCTGGTTCACATATTAGAATGCATAAAGCAGAGGATAATAAATTCATGTATTTTTTCATTGCGTTGCAACCTTTGAAGATTGGATTCGAGTATTACAGGACTgtagttgttgttgatggtgcgCATTTGAGTAGAGCATATAAAGGTACATTTGTTTCCACAAGCATGCTTGATGGAGTAGgtaattaaattttacttttacaTATAGTTATTCTATGATGTTATTCAGATAATAATCTTTTTtatctcttatattttttttgtttgataaattgtgtACTTGTATCAGTGTCGTGAGtttttttattatcaaaattGTAGGACGCCTTCTTCCGATAGCGTATGGTGTGGTTGATAGTGAAAATGACAATTCATGGACttggtttttcaaaaatttcagaaTTGCTTTTGGAGAGCGCAACTGTATGTGTGGTGTGTCCGATCGTCATGAAAGAATAATAAAGGTTGTCGACATTGTATATCTGAATGTGTCACATCTTGCCTACATTTGGCATTTGTGGAAGAATTTTTGCTCAAACTTTAGGAAGAGTAAAGATAGACTTAGCGATATTTACTAAGCTATGGACAAGGCATACCGtaaagatgattttgatttttttaatcaagTTGGGAAGATTAATCAGAGGATAAAGTCTTATCTTGAGAATGCAGGATTTGAAATGTGGGCACACGTGTATGCACCTGTTAACAGAGGTAGGACGATGACTTCAAATATAGCAGAGTGTATAAATGGTAAACTGAAGTTAGCACGTGAGTTGCCGATAATCGAATTTCTAGAGCAGGCTAGAAAATTATTTGGAAAGTGGAACTGCAAGAATAGAGAAAGAGCATCTTATACAAACACGTCACTTGGTAGTAGATTCGAAGGAATTCTTCAGCTAAATACTTCAGAATCTTCAAGGCTTAAGGTTAGTTTAgatgtttatttttgtttgacaTACTATATAATATTTGATTGATGGTAGAAGAGGCTATTTGTTTTATAATCttgttttgaaaaatgttacaGTAAATGCATCAATTATTTTGTTTGAAgtgatataaaaatattatacaaaagatcgatatatatatatgtgtgtgtgtgtgtgtattaacATATTACAATTAATATTGTAGGTTAGTGATTCATCAACATATGTGTATTCGGTTTACGATGACGGAAGTAAGTACATTGTATGTCTTGATAGAAGGACTTGCAGTTGTGGGAGATTCCAATTGGACGAGATAACTTGTGAACACGCGATTGCAGTTCTAAAAAGAAAGCGTGTAGTTGATATGAAGTCTTATTGCTCTGAGTTTTACTATCCTAAACATTAAGGAAGATGTATCAAGAATCGATATTTCCAATGCCCGATAAGGACTGGATTGTGCCACGAGAAGTTATGGACGAAGTTGTGTTACCACCAAAATATAAACATCCACCTGGAAGGCCTTTTCTCTTTGTATTTTTTCATAtagatcttttagtatttgtaattctttttctaactcagtaatcctattattttttatttcttctatttttcgtatttcatccgtagtttgttgttttatattttctatttcttttttcctgtctatttcttcattttcttttgttattcttaccatagctgttagtttatcttctaattttaattcttctttttctaacattaaatataaatgttcacctattttcttatatcttcttcctaaattagaaaatactattcttactTTTAACCataccaattttatttttattttttttggggggtagGGGGTGTACTTggattatattttttcataatatataaatatagatatagaccAATATCTGTTAGATAAATACCAATTAACTTGGATACTGCTTCTATCATGTGtgttgaaatgctatgtcatagcattctttagttatttgttttaaccttattaattcttctatattacttttaaggtatactatatgttccatatttctagtttttatgtagtcaagcagatctttttcataagtatttctaccaatcttatttgctccatatctctcctccaatattctaagtattcataatttatcattttagtctgagtaataccaatctgaataataatatctaccatcaaAATCTACATTTTCTAACTCGTGTTCTATCCATTCAGtatttagtaactcatcttcaaaatcaagtatcttttcccatatgatttttcttatatctattatttctatatccttaagtatatacaaaataagtatcttgaccctatctatcatttcatccGATAAGTagttagtcattttatttcatatgatgcttatttcaaaatattcccttcaatcatatacataaaaaaatatgatcatcttagatcactatgtaCTAGATTATCCTTAGATAATTATGCTcctctgtcactattagcatggaaCGTTTGAATACTTCTTCCCTAAACATCGCCTCAACTCTGGTTACTACCCTATCACGGCTTCTCTGCCttactggtttcacctttaggatggcatagttctgggaatttttctctttttcttctttgctaataaacttcaaAACATATTAtccttcaaataattctactatatagtaactaacatgaacttattttattatatcatgattgtcagaaatttatgaatttagctattcataattataaatgaaaatacctattTTTGTAGATTTGATGATTCTGGGCTTTGATTTTCCATAGCTGattataaaactgaatatctttattgaatatttaagaaaattttggTTGTGTACAAGGAGGCTTGCTTTCCGTGtagaaagtcttgccttagatTGCCAACGGCTTTTCTATTTATAATCTACAAAATGAAAATCCTAAAACTATTCATATTCTACACTTGTCGAAAAAGTCAAAAACTAATAATGGCTATACAATAATTTACATCTTAAAAGTCAAAAAGTAAACCTAACTTTtcactaaaatacaaaaataatttacatgTAGCTTTCTTCTTGTCTTCTCCTTTATCTTTTTATTGGACCGTCCTTCTTTATGTCGCTTTCTGCTTTATGTCAATTTCCTTATCTCATGTTGTCTATCTTCCAGCTGgatccttatcttcttggttgatttttcttcgtttattgtatctatttttattttgtacctaccttgattaatttttatcctttattctaattggacttctgggataatattatcttctctattacatctcgaacataaatgatctggatatttatgacCTATTAATTTGTAATATCTTGTTAATAGctcttctaaaataaattcctttttaattgATCTTGCAGTCGGTTGTCTTTCTGGAtagagtaatgtcattatccatttttggaattcttccatatctgactgtcgtagctctcttgaatttgaatagatcatttgCTAGTCTCgcgaatagtagctccatatagGGTTTCTATTAAGATAATTATTTGCTAGCTCTTGAATAATCGTAAATATCCCAATAActcatttatttgcgtagaaatttggtatttctaccttaggtatttctggttgttatccaatatcttctggtataatcatatctctggttaatctgATCTTTACAACCTGTATAACTAgtttaatttcatcatataatatctctgctggtgcagtataaaactttataaaaaataggtttcctttggttatttttttgtaaatggTGAATGCTCTGTATATCTCTGGTATGGCTGTTAATTCGtttccatcttgggtatatacggtatttagtAGTCCGTAACTAAAACAAGTTCTAACTAGGTTTGGATTGGTTTTTGGTATTGCAATTAAATTGTTgaatccttgtaatttttgggttatatagtctgtGTTTGGTTCTTGAATATTTATAGCTCTGGATTTAAGATTTAAATAAGTTCATAtcttgtggatattttctatatatgacCTGGTTATATGGTTATAGGACTTTTGTCTTGGTTAAGACTTTCTAGATatatggtagtttgtgggggtacgAATAaagggtctttttgtatttttggtataaatggtttatcaaatattttgtttAGATTCAATCATTGTTTGCTAAATCCTTTTCTTGTACCTGCAGATGTAGATTGATAaaggttatgggttttatggagtgtcccaacatctccttTTAGCTCTAGATTTTTGATGTCTtctgatcgacatagctctgcttTTTCATAGTCATGCGGCTGACttgtagctttagacttcagtttaccttcattagCCTTTAGCTTTTCTACCTCATTGCCTATagtgtccactttcattgaaagggTAGTTAGGGTTTGAGTATTTCTTCTAGTgtatcattttctattatatcaatctgtgtagctttgtcttgatatgtaatctacaaTAATATTCttgttagtattaattatttcaaatgtAAATGTAAAGttcaatatatttaataccaatctccgtatttcttttgttgtaactgaattttgtattttcttagttagccactatcgtacctgtgtattatttgttcatacaataaatttgttatatacaatatatggttcaaatgctaataaacatttatataatgaacataattctttcctatttatttctcattttacttcaaTTTCATTAAAtgtcctgaataatatctacaatgatgttctattttttcgtTTTCATACCTGTATTTGAGTACTCCACCATAGCTATACTCACTTGCATgtacttctactatatatgtaaaattcttattttcatctgaaaatgtAATTTAGGTAGttttttacaaagtatttttattttttgtacttttttttatcttcttcactatagttgtattctacatccttttttaatttttttttgtaatggttttaaattctcTGCTAGTTTTGGTAAATATGCTCTTAcctggtttactaatcctaaaaatgattgtaatttcttttttgtatctaattcttcttttgaatttattattttttgtactatattttaTTGCATCTTTACTCcgtttttatctatttgtattcctaagaattctatctggtttttcattatttctgccTTTTTCTCACTTAGGCTTATTcctgaattttttattatatttgtaaattgttctaataacttTAGGTGTTCATGTTTAGTTTTCGAATATAGTAATATATcgtctatatatactatacagttaggtagttgtttaaaataattattcataaaatgttgatacttacctggtgcatttttatatccaaatagtaacacattccattcataaaatccttgcaACACTGTAAATGCAATTAGCTTTTTAGATTCTTCTagttttaaatggtaaaatcctgatttataatcaaatttactaaaataattatatccttgtatttgttgtattttagtattttgtttggtattgggtaattatatgttatagtttttgcatttagattcctatagtcaataaccattatacttttttctattttttgttcactatatttagttactataaatgctgggctagtgtatttgctattactttttttctatatattgtttttctaatagttcatttatatgcatttcaaattcttttagatcatcaaaattatatgttagtggtttttgggttattgtactatccttatttattaactcaatttttatagtagctttatgttttttccatccttttagtGGATCTTCATTATACAGTTGCTTTAAtatattcttaattatttctaccttatctattgaaaatatggtcatttcttccttatttattGAGAATATGATTaattctattgtgtcttcagtagtttttatattttctaatttttgtgtaatg is a genomic window of Capsicum annuum cultivar UCD-10X-F1 unplaced genomic scaffold, UCD10Xv1.1 ctg995, whole genome shotgun sequence containing:
- the LOC124895757 gene encoding uncharacterized protein LOC124895757 translates to MDKAYRKDDFDFFNQVGKINQRIKSYLENAGFEMWAHVYAPVNRGRTMTSNIAECINGKLKLARELPIIEFLEQARKLFGKWNCKNRERASYTNTSLGSRFEGILQLNTSESSRLKVSDSSTYVYSVYDDGSKYIVCLDRRTCSCGRFQLDEITCEHAIAVLKRKRVVDMKSYCSEFYYPKH